Proteins found in one Acidobacteriota bacterium genomic segment:
- a CDS encoding nitrile hydratase subunit beta, translating to MSIDEDLELEEGMTQMVLDQGVALQAVINLLVEKGVLSEAELAAAVDQLIEDPEFEQTEQH from the coding sequence ATGAGTATTGACGAGGATCTGGAGCTCGAGGAAGGAATGACCCAGATGGTGCTCGACCAGGGGGTCGCGTTGCAGGCCGTGATCAATCTTCTGGTCGAAAAAGGAGTGCTGAGCGAAGCAGAGCTCGCGGCAGCCGTCGATCAATTGATCGAAGACCCGGAATTCGAGCAAACCGAGCAACATTGA
- a CDS encoding enoyl-CoA hydratase/isomerase family protein produces the protein MSELETLNVVEREGVVTIELQRPEVHNAFNDTLIREMLELFDGFDGRDDLRAVVLRGSGKNFCAGADLNWMASMVDYDRSQNIRDSAGLAKMFASINESPIPVIGRVHGAAIGGGVGLVAVCDVVIAEKGAKFGLSEVKLGILPAVISPYVIRKIGETHARALFLTGERFDSERALRIGLVHTIVEGDENLDQAVEDTVANLRTSGPQAVRECKRLIEHVAHSELAEAIPYTIEAIADRRTSEEGQAGMKAFLKKEKAPWAV, from the coding sequence ATGTCCGAACTGGAAACACTGAACGTCGTCGAACGCGAAGGTGTCGTCACGATCGAATTGCAGCGTCCGGAGGTCCACAACGCGTTCAACGACACTCTCATTCGCGAGATGCTGGAGCTCTTCGACGGTTTCGATGGCCGCGACGATCTGAGAGCCGTGGTGCTCAGGGGGAGTGGAAAGAACTTCTGTGCGGGCGCCGATCTCAACTGGATGGCGAGCATGGTCGATTACGACCGGAGTCAGAACATCAGGGACTCGGCTGGTCTGGCGAAGATGTTCGCATCGATCAACGAGAGTCCGATCCCGGTGATCGGACGCGTACACGGCGCTGCGATCGGCGGCGGCGTCGGGCTCGTAGCGGTATGTGATGTGGTCATCGCGGAAAAGGGAGCGAAGTTCGGACTCTCCGAGGTGAAGCTCGGGATCCTGCCCGCGGTCATCTCGCCGTACGTCATTCGAAAAATCGGAGAGACACACGCGAGGGCGCTCTTTCTCACCGGCGAGCGGTTCGATTCCGAACGGGCGCTCCGAATCGGACTCGTCCATACGATCGTCGAGGGCGACGAGAATCTGGACCAGGCCGTCGAGGATACGGTTGCGAATCTCCGCACTTCCGGGCCCCAGGCGGTTCGTGAGTGCAAGCGGCTGATCGAGCACGTGGCCCACAGTGAGCTCGCCGAAGCAATCCCCTACACAATCGAAGCGATCGCCGACCGCCGCACCTCGGAGGAGGGACAGGCCGGTATGAAGGCCTTTCTCAAGAAGGAAAAAGCCCCGTGGGCAGTCTGA
- a CDS encoding S8 family serine peptidase, whose amino-acid sequence MRRTIGAILVSLIVGGPALFASGPKIVRIDGAAEATADRRPIHIHAGPFDPLIERVDTAGIESMERTDDRFALLQFHPGPFDEWKDELESAGVEFVGYVPDGAWQIRVPAGTFRIASHAGVRWVEPYQSGWKVHRSLWPGSDDPRHEVIVVPFRGENLERIARTIEKSGRAWSVTRIDDGAVPRLVVSVWPEQRDQFVIETAGVTGVAWLEPVLELRFENERASSVIQGNGTSPSQRTFFNRGLTGTGQIVAVADSGADVDACFFRFLNGVEAVTSADLTDQPELGSIFADRKVIGYWVQRGADPYDDNETCPGGSSPTGFHGTHTASSAVGDNLATPSTSTSPGIDPGDGMAPNAQLLFQDVGSSDGCLSGAGDLFNTFLQALRAGAKTHTDSFGGATTGDYTVTDRIVDTFLFEHEGMTIFTSAGNDGPGAGTSGSPGNSKNIVAVGALTSGADPTTSASFSGRGPTSDGRIKPDLLAPGSGIVSAGGNTTFGDGNCGTRTLSGTSMASPIAAGGSALVRQYLEQGYYPTGSPRSDDSLDATSTLIKAILLNGTRPLPDGGEFGNFRHGWGRVFLDGNVFFPGDTREMRVWDLPNLSGVSTGVTHEYAVNVGSGEELRATLVWSDPPASFGSAIALVNDLDLEVTNGSETFRGNVFSSTGESVPGGEADRRNNVEQVRFTAPSAGSWTVRVRAHGVPGNSTFLSDRQGYALVVSHQTCDTAVTFAPTRLSATSNPVQGIDLRFEPADGSSVTQIYRAPLDDPDDWKYVGSSASGLFTDSRAQGGETYFYRARGVDGCGEGPASATALGTSTSGCDIEPEFDGLQSATPASPNCAVFLEWEPASKRCALGETIFYNIYRSTDPDFVPAPGEEPIASVRNDTSYIDTTVESGVRYHYIVRAEDTASTGTGPHEGREEKNIRRRSAISTGPATAFGDWTDDAGDTSSLVDLEFPWHVSTRQAHSGTKSYFAGRESGNYPALTCAALTTPALTLGNNPTITYWARYNLEFQWDGVIVEISTDGGRSWSDLPPSSGYPSSLSETLNPPINQCGYPATQGAFNGPATNDGLTEWTEFSSDLAAYAGETVRIRWRLTTDPGAEFEGFYLDDITVTEVGIPGPCIPLVLSPEADFSWSPRSPLSGLPVEFTDESIRQPTSWSWDFGDGSSSSERNPSHTYLEPGDYEVTLTVANNADSDSITRVVPVYDNNLSYEIRGVIPGQARTRGAQNSFFKTSFWMTNLSTQPTSVRLRYLATPVQADGGAEGAIIRRVEPGESIAFSDVLEEGFGATTNTGGSIVIEVPSNLPVPVVTTRTYNQPGQFSGTSGQYIPAVLLEEGDGTSARIDGLTDNRSFRSNIGVVNLENIVMTATLRVFDEEGVALGSPVPITVQPYSMLQVNRITNQAGAGSLDVFSVLVESDREMFVYASKLDNVTSDPTYISSTLSARSLQWIDGVGSLAGAGGTFFRSNLSLTNRNGSAANVTIIYRLRGTGQPSIEPASLIIPAGTSIFFEDSVVELFDRPGTAGTFEIISDVPLVAWARTFNDRDLSGTLGQYIPGFGEEDLIPSSGSIIQGLTENSEFRTNVGIVNVSETPGHVVVQVLAKSGQMLGQKTYPVGAKEARFVGRLLTDVVPGSSPADAYLILIPSQPGAFYAWASYVDNRSTDQTFVRPVRIP is encoded by the coding sequence ATGCGCAGGACAATCGGTGCAATCCTCGTCTCATTGATCGTCGGCGGACCCGCGTTGTTCGCGTCCGGTCCGAAGATCGTCCGGATCGATGGAGCCGCCGAGGCAACGGCGGACCGGCGCCCGATTCACATTCATGCGGGACCGTTCGATCCTCTGATCGAACGAGTCGACACCGCGGGAATCGAGTCAATGGAGCGAACAGACGATCGGTTTGCGCTCCTCCAGTTCCACCCGGGCCCCTTCGATGAGTGGAAAGACGAGCTGGAGAGCGCCGGAGTCGAGTTCGTCGGATACGTCCCGGACGGCGCATGGCAGATTCGCGTTCCCGCCGGGACCTTCCGGATCGCGAGCCATGCCGGAGTTCGATGGGTCGAGCCGTATCAATCCGGCTGGAAGGTGCATCGCTCTCTCTGGCCCGGATCCGACGACCCCCGGCATGAGGTGATCGTCGTTCCCTTCCGCGGGGAGAATCTCGAGCGGATCGCCCGGACGATCGAAAAGTCCGGTCGCGCGTGGAGCGTCACGCGAATCGATGACGGTGCGGTTCCCCGTCTCGTGGTCTCTGTCTGGCCCGAACAGCGCGACCAGTTCGTCATCGAAACGGCCGGCGTGACCGGCGTGGCGTGGCTGGAGCCGGTTCTCGAGCTCCGCTTCGAGAATGAGCGCGCGTCGAGCGTCATTCAGGGCAACGGCACGAGCCCCTCTCAGCGAACGTTCTTCAATCGTGGTCTCACCGGGACCGGACAGATCGTCGCCGTCGCCGACAGCGGCGCCGACGTCGACGCATGTTTCTTCCGATTTTTGAACGGCGTCGAAGCCGTCACCTCGGCCGATCTGACCGATCAACCCGAGCTCGGCAGCATCTTCGCCGACCGGAAGGTCATCGGTTACTGGGTGCAGCGCGGCGCCGATCCCTACGACGACAACGAGACATGCCCCGGAGGGAGTAGCCCGACGGGATTCCACGGCACTCACACGGCTTCCTCGGCAGTCGGAGACAATCTGGCCACTCCGTCGACATCCACATCGCCCGGGATCGATCCCGGAGACGGCATGGCTCCGAACGCTCAACTCCTCTTTCAGGATGTCGGCTCGTCGGATGGCTGCCTGAGCGGCGCAGGAGACCTCTTCAACACGTTTCTGCAGGCTCTCAGGGCCGGGGCGAAAACCCACACGGACTCGTTCGGCGGCGCCACCACCGGCGATTACACCGTGACCGACCGGATCGTCGACACCTTCCTTTTCGAGCACGAGGGAATGACGATTTTCACCTCGGCTGGAAACGACGGGCCTGGCGCCGGAACCTCCGGCTCTCCCGGCAATTCGAAGAACATCGTCGCGGTCGGAGCGCTCACATCCGGCGCCGATCCGACTACCAGCGCTTCGTTCTCCGGGCGTGGGCCGACCAGTGACGGGAGAATCAAGCCGGATCTTCTCGCTCCGGGGTCGGGGATCGTCTCCGCGGGCGGCAACACGACGTTCGGCGACGGCAACTGCGGGACCCGCACGCTTTCCGGAACGTCGATGGCCAGCCCCATCGCGGCCGGCGGTTCCGCGCTCGTCCGGCAGTATCTCGAGCAGGGCTACTATCCGACAGGCTCGCCACGTTCCGACGACTCGCTGGACGCGACTTCGACTCTGATCAAGGCGATTCTCCTCAATGGAACCCGCCCGCTCCCCGACGGTGGAGAATTCGGCAATTTTCGCCACGGCTGGGGGCGCGTCTTCCTCGACGGAAACGTCTTCTTTCCCGGAGACACCCGGGAGATGCGCGTGTGGGATCTCCCCAACCTCAGCGGCGTCTCCACCGGCGTCACTCACGAGTACGCCGTCAACGTCGGTTCGGGTGAGGAGCTGCGCGCCACACTGGTCTGGTCGGATCCTCCCGCGTCATTCGGCTCGGCCATCGCGCTCGTGAATGATCTCGACCTCGAGGTCACCAACGGTTCCGAGACGTTCCGGGGCAACGTTTTTTCTTCAACCGGCGAAAGCGTACCGGGAGGTGAAGCTGACCGGAGGAACAACGTCGAGCAGGTCCGGTTCACTGCACCCTCCGCGGGGAGCTGGACCGTTCGTGTCCGCGCGCATGGCGTGCCCGGTAACTCGACTTTTCTCTCAGATCGCCAGGGATACGCGCTCGTGGTCTCGCATCAAACGTGCGACACGGCTGTAACCTTCGCTCCTACCCGTCTCTCTGCGACGTCGAATCCGGTTCAGGGAATCGATCTCCGGTTCGAGCCTGCCGACGGATCGAGTGTGACGCAGATTTACCGCGCGCCGCTCGACGATCCGGACGACTGGAAATACGTCGGGTCTTCCGCGTCGGGCCTTTTCACCGACTCGCGAGCGCAGGGGGGCGAGACGTATTTCTATCGCGCGAGAGGCGTCGATGGATGCGGAGAGGGGCCGGCGTCGGCGACGGCTCTCGGAACCTCGACGAGTGGCTGTGACATCGAGCCGGAGTTCGACGGTCTGCAGTCCGCGACGCCCGCGAGTCCGAATTGCGCGGTGTTTCTCGAATGGGAACCGGCCTCCAAACGCTGCGCTCTGGGCGAAACGATCTTCTACAACATCTACCGCTCGACCGATCCCGATTTCGTTCCGGCTCCGGGCGAAGAGCCGATCGCTTCCGTGCGCAACGACACCAGCTACATTGATACGACTGTGGAGTCCGGCGTCCGCTACCACTACATCGTCCGCGCCGAGGATACGGCCTCCACCGGTACCGGACCACACGAGGGCCGCGAAGAGAAAAACATCCGGCGTCGCAGCGCAATCAGTACCGGTCCGGCGACGGCATTCGGTGACTGGACAGACGACGCGGGCGACACCTCTTCTCTCGTCGACCTCGAATTTCCCTGGCACGTCTCGACGCGGCAGGCGCATAGCGGAACGAAATCCTACTTCGCGGGTCGCGAGAGCGGAAACTACCCGGCACTCACCTGTGCGGCGCTCACCACGCCGGCACTTACGCTCGGCAACAATCCGACGATCACTTACTGGGCACGGTACAACCTCGAGTTTCAATGGGACGGCGTCATCGTCGAGATCTCCACCGACGGAGGCAGATCATGGAGTGACCTGCCGCCCTCATCCGGCTATCCATCGTCGCTCTCGGAAACGCTCAATCCACCCATCAACCAATGCGGTTATCCGGCGACCCAGGGGGCCTTCAACGGCCCGGCGACAAACGACGGACTGACGGAATGGACTGAGTTTTCCTCGGACCTCGCGGCGTACGCAGGTGAAACGGTGCGCATCCGGTGGAGACTGACCACCGATCCGGGTGCCGAGTTCGAGGGCTTCTACCTCGACGACATCACGGTCACCGAGGTCGGCATCCCCGGTCCCTGCATTCCACTGGTGCTCAGCCCCGAGGCGGATTTCTCGTGGTCGCCACGATCGCCTCTGTCGGGCTTGCCGGTCGAGTTCACAGACGAATCGATCCGGCAGCCGACATCCTGGTCGTGGGACTTCGGCGACGGTTCGAGCTCCTCGGAACGGAATCCTTCGCACACCTACCTCGAACCAGGGGACTATGAGGTGACTCTCACCGTCGCGAACAACGCGGATTCGGACTCGATCACCCGCGTCGTCCCGGTTTACGACAACAACCTCTCCTATGAGATCCGCGGCGTCATTCCGGGACAGGCCCGAACGCGCGGCGCGCAAAACTCCTTCTTCAAGACGTCGTTCTGGATGACGAACCTCTCGACCCAGCCGACCTCAGTCCGTCTTCGCTACCTCGCGACACCGGTTCAGGCCGACGGAGGAGCCGAGGGCGCCATCATCCGGCGAGTCGAGCCGGGCGAGTCGATTGCGTTCTCGGACGTGCTCGAGGAAGGCTTCGGAGCGACGACGAACACCGGAGGCTCGATCGTGATCGAAGTCCCCTCGAATCTGCCCGTCCCGGTCGTCACGACGCGAACCTACAACCAGCCGGGGCAGTTCTCGGGCACCTCCGGCCAGTACATTCCGGCGGTCCTGCTCGAAGAGGGCGACGGAACCTCCGCGAGGATCGACGGACTGACCGATAACAGGTCGTTCCGCTCGAACATCGGTGTCGTGAATCTGGAGAACATCGTGATGACCGCGACCCTCCGCGTCTTCGACGAGGAAGGCGTCGCGCTCGGATCTCCCGTTCCGATCACCGTCCAGCCTTACTCCATGCTTCAGGTCAACCGGATCACCAACCAGGCGGGCGCCGGGAGCCTGGACGTTTTCAGCGTCCTCGTCGAATCGGACCGGGAGATGTTCGTCTACGCTTCGAAGCTCGACAACGTCACCTCCGATCCGACCTACATCTCGAGCACTCTGTCTGCCCGATCGCTCCAGTGGATCGACGGTGTCGGCTCTCTCGCGGGAGCGGGCGGGACCTTCTTCCGATCCAATCTCTCGCTCACCAACCGGAACGGATCCGCCGCCAACGTCACGATCATCTACAGACTCCGGGGCACCGGACAGCCTTCGATCGAGCCGGCATCGCTGATCATTCCCGCGGGAACGAGCATCTTCTTCGAAGACTCGGTGGTCGAGCTCTTCGACCGTCCCGGAACGGCGGGGACGTTCGAGATTATCTCCGACGTTCCTCTGGTCGCCTGGGCGCGTACCTTCAATGACCGCGATCTGTCGGGAACCCTCGGGCAGTACATTCCGGGATTCGGCGAAGAGGATTTGATTCCGTCGAGCGGCTCGATCATTCAGGGGCTCACAGAGAACAGCGAGTTCAGAACCAATGTCGGGATCGTCAACGTGAGCGAGACGCCTGGGCACGTCGTCGTCCAGGTCTTGGCGAAAAGCGGACAGATGCTCGGTCAGAAGACCTATCCGGTCGGGGCGAAGGAAGCGCGTTTCGTCGGGAGGCTTCTGACGGACGTCGTCCCCGGATCGTCTCCGGCGGACGCTTACCTGATCCTGATTCCGTCGCAGCCGGGAGCCTTCTACGCGTGGGCGTCGTACGTCGACAACCGCTCGACCGACCAGACCTTCGTCCGTCCGGTACGCATCCCCTGA
- a CDS encoding bifunctional 3,4-dihydroxy-2-butanone-4-phosphate synthase/GTP cyclohydrolase II — protein sequence MSEERADPFASIRDAAERYRRGEMVIIVDDEDRENEGDLCLAAERVTPEAINFMAKYGRGLICLALTEERCEELGLPLMVERNTSNFGTAFTVSIEARGRVTTGISARDRAETIRTAIDPETKPADLVRPGHVFPLRARKGGVLKRAGQTEASVDLAAIAGVTPAAVICEIMKDDGTMARLPDLREYAVEHGLVIVSVAEIIRYRMQMEKHVYRVASPKLPTPYGEFRVIAYRSDITGEEHVALTMGEISEEDEVLVRVHSACLTGDVFGSDRCDCGDQLEKALELVATEGKGVILYLLQEGRGIGLLNKLKAYQLQDEGDDTVEANQKLGYAPDIRDYGTGSQILRDLGVRKMRLLTNNPAKYVAIEGYGLEIVERIPLEIVPSEGTRKYLETKKKKLGHMLELV from the coding sequence ATGTCCGAAGAGCGAGCTGATCCATTCGCCAGCATCAGGGACGCCGCCGAGCGATACCGCCGGGGCGAGATGGTGATCATCGTCGACGACGAGGACCGGGAGAACGAGGGGGACCTCTGTCTGGCGGCCGAGAGGGTGACGCCCGAGGCGATCAACTTCATGGCGAAGTACGGGCGCGGGCTGATCTGTCTCGCGCTGACCGAGGAGCGGTGCGAGGAGCTGGGCCTCCCCCTGATGGTCGAGCGGAACACGTCGAACTTCGGTACGGCGTTCACTGTGTCGATCGAAGCCCGGGGAAGGGTGACCACCGGCATCTCGGCAAGGGATCGGGCAGAGACGATTCGAACGGCAATCGATCCCGAGACGAAGCCCGCTGACCTCGTGAGGCCTGGTCACGTCTTTCCGCTTCGCGCCAGAAAAGGTGGTGTGCTGAAGCGAGCCGGGCAGACCGAAGCGTCGGTCGACCTCGCCGCGATCGCTGGCGTTACCCCGGCCGCGGTCATCTGCGAGATCATGAAGGACGACGGAACGATGGCCCGGCTTCCCGACCTTCGTGAGTACGCGGTCGAGCACGGGCTCGTGATCGTTTCCGTGGCCGAGATCATCCGATACCGGATGCAGATGGAGAAGCACGTCTACCGAGTCGCATCTCCGAAGCTGCCGACTCCTTATGGCGAGTTCCGAGTCATCGCGTACCGCAGCGACATCACGGGCGAAGAGCACGTCGCGCTGACGATGGGCGAGATCTCGGAGGAGGACGAGGTTCTCGTCCGGGTTCACTCTGCGTGTCTGACCGGAGATGTTTTTGGATCGGATCGATGCGATTGTGGCGACCAGCTGGAGAAGGCGCTCGAGCTGGTGGCCACCGAAGGAAAAGGCGTGATCCTCTATCTTCTCCAGGAGGGCCGTGGCATCGGCCTGCTGAACAAGCTCAAGGCTTACCAGCTCCAGGACGAAGGGGACGACACGGTCGAGGCGAACCAGAAACTCGGTTACGCTCCGGACATTCGCGATTACGGAACCGGAAGCCAGATTCTTCGCGATCTGGGTGTCCGGAAGATGCGTCTGCTGACCAACAACCCGGCGAAATATGTGGCGATCGAAGGCTATGGTCTGGAGATCGTCGAGCGGATTCCGCTCGAGATCGTTCCGTCGGAAGGAACACGTAAATACCTGGAAACGAAAAAGAAAAAGCTGGGACACATGCTGGAGCTCGTTTGA
- a CDS encoding type IV pilus twitching motility protein PilT → MHINDLLKIAAERRASDLHIKVGSHPVIRVDGELIPLVELKRLMQEDTIAMAFSMMSSRQKEKFKNNYEIDFAYSVPGLGRFRCNIFQQRGTVGLVLRVIPVKISSVRELMLPQVIERICEERRGLILCTGTTGSGKSTTLAAMIDYINAHRTEHIITVEDPIEFLHRDKKSIVNQREVEVDTKSFAQALRSALRQDPDVILVGEMRDYETIETALTAAETGHLVLSTLHTMDATETVNRIISVFPPHQQKQIRLQLAAVLKAVVSLRLLPRADGLGRVPACEVMISTGYIRDCIENKEKTKLIKDAISQGTSQYGMQTFDQSIFVLYKNGLITVEEALRRASNPDEFKLKMQGIQSTSDIAREEMESKLSMPGDSDPFSDDSPFDFSNQA, encoded by the coding sequence GTGCACATAAACGACTTATTGAAGATTGCAGCCGAGAGGCGGGCATCCGACCTTCACATCAAGGTCGGCTCCCATCCGGTCATCCGTGTGGACGGGGAGCTGATCCCGCTGGTCGAGCTCAAACGCCTCATGCAGGAGGACACCATCGCGATGGCCTTCTCCATGATGTCCTCGCGCCAGAAAGAGAAATTCAAGAACAATTACGAGATCGATTTCGCCTACTCGGTACCGGGTCTCGGGCGTTTCCGTTGCAACATCTTTCAGCAGCGCGGCACGGTCGGACTCGTGCTGCGCGTCATTCCCGTCAAGATCAGCTCGGTCAGGGAACTGATGCTGCCGCAAGTCATCGAGAGGATCTGCGAGGAGCGTCGCGGCCTCATTCTCTGCACCGGAACGACCGGCTCCGGAAAGTCGACGACCCTGGCCGCGATGATCGACTACATCAACGCCCACCGTACCGAGCACATCATCACGGTCGAAGATCCGATCGAGTTTCTCCACCGCGACAAGAAGTCGATCGTCAACCAGCGAGAGGTCGAGGTCGACACCAAGTCGTTCGCCCAGGCCCTTCGATCCGCGCTTCGCCAGGATCCCGACGTCATCCTCGTCGGCGAGATGCGCGACTACGAGACGATCGAGACGGCGCTCACCGCGGCCGAGACCGGCCACCTCGTTCTCTCGACGCTTCACACGATGGATGCGACCGAGACGGTCAACCGGATCATCTCGGTCTTTCCGCCCCACCAGCAGAAACAGATCCGTCTGCAGCTGGCCGCGGTCCTGAAGGCAGTCGTCTCGCTCCGTCTTCTTCCGCGCGCCGATGGGCTCGGCCGTGTTCCCGCCTGCGAGGTGATGATCTCGACCGGCTACATCCGCGACTGCATCGAGAACAAGGAAAAAACGAAGCTGATCAAGGACGCCATCTCTCAGGGCACCTCGCAGTACGGTATGCAGACGTTCGACCAGTCGATTTTCGTTCTCTACAAGAACGGGCTGATCACGGTCGAGGAAGCGCTCAGACGTGCTTCGAATCCGGACGAGTTCAAACTCAAAATGCAGGGGATTCAGTCGACATCCGACATCGCACGGGAGGAGATGGAGAGCAAGCTGTCGATGCCGGGTGACTCCGATCCGTTCAGCGACGACTCTCCATTCGACTTTTCGAACCAGGCGTAA